From a single bacterium genomic region:
- a CDS encoding TetR/AcrR family transcriptional regulator, giving the protein MAKTKNPKLEAERKKSIMEAVYRFLSHRPVSELTLEKISVEAKLSKGLLNYYFKSKDRLIKETMKFVMDREKAKFLNLMNKDIPPPQKILEVFNVALPSRKEIENLTMFLMEVWSYNKNNPDNSQNLIDNYAEYGDVCKKFVEKEGASIKLDKEDLEILPMILYCLMDGISLRISLDPKLDVDGIRSQLLGFFFKHFQKYLTA; this is encoded by the coding sequence ATGGCTAAAACAAAAAATCCAAAACTTGAAGCAGAGCGTAAAAAGAGCATTATGGAGGCGGTTTACCGCTTTTTAAGCCATAGGCCAGTATCAGAATTAACCCTAGAAAAGATATCGGTGGAAGCTAAGCTTAGTAAGGGGCTTCTCAATTACTATTTTAAAAGTAAAGACCGCCTCATTAAAGAAACCATGAAGTTTGTGATGGACCGTGAAAAGGCCAAGTTTTTAAACTTGATGAATAAAGATATCCCGCCGCCGCAAAAAATTTTGGAAGTGTTTAATGTGGCGCTGCCTTCTCGCAAAGAAATTGAAAACCTTACCATGTTTTTAATGGAAGTATGGTCGTACAATAAAAATAATCCCGATAACTCCCAAAACCTTATCGATAACTACGCTGAATATGGCGATGTGTGTAAAAAGTTTGTGGAAAAAGAAGGGGCTTCTATCAAGCTTGATAAAGAAGATCTCGAAATTTTACCGATGATACTTTATTGTTTGATGGATGGCATTAGTTTGCGCATTTCGCTCGATCCTAAACTTGATGTGGATGGTATTAGGTCGCAGCTTCTGGGCTTTTTCTTTAAGCATTTTCAAAAGTATTTAACTGCCTAG
- a CDS encoding DUF4215 domain-containing protein, with product MKLCTRLCTLFLLSFTFVTTAFADEVGTNDFRISDMGTNGVAGITAMAPSIAYNSTDNEYIVIWVGDDNTAPLVVGEHEVFGQRLDGNGNEIGSDFRISDMGPNGDVDYDVQGGTQKNQPTIVYNSTDNEYLVVWNGEDNTGSLIDGEPEIFGQRLDADGNEIGTNDFKISTMGPDGDGNYFASSGAHASYNSTNNEYLVVWTGEDDTAPLVNNEVEVFGQRLDTDGNEIGTNDFRISDMGTNGTTNHAPFGDPRVTYNNTDNEYLVVWSGDDNTGALVQEAYEIFGQRLDTDGNEIGTNDFRISDMGELDTDTAFQAFYPNVTYNQTDNEYLVVWYGDDERDDVTDDEYEIYGQLLDADGNEIGDNDFKISDVGPDSSNNYLALSPNAYFNSLDDEYLVTWAAEDNNGGMVDEEYEIFGQRLNTNGDEIGDNDFRISDMGPDGDANYDATYTQSIAFNITLNQYLVVWSGDDNTGTLVDGEIEIFGQSLNFPNCGNGVLETDESCDDGNDDNTDTCLNTCETASCGDGFTQTGAEECDDGNDDNTDTCLNTCVAASCGDGFIQTGVEECDNAGANSDTMANACRTTCIEASCGDDIIDTGEECDDGNATNDDGCDSVCATEDADSGDDSTGSSSAGGCSLEQNSSPPSLNTIMLVILVMGALHLATKRKAFK from the coding sequence ATGAAATTATGTACTCGTTTATGTACCCTCTTCCTTTTATCCTTTACATTTGTGACCACAGCTTTTGCGGATGAGGTGGGAACCAACGATTTTCGCATCAGCGATATGGGCACAAATGGTGTTGCTGGCATTACAGCCATGGCCCCCTCTATTGCTTATAATTCTACAGACAATGAATACATTGTCATTTGGGTAGGCGATGATAACACAGCCCCTTTAGTTGTAGGTGAGCATGAAGTATTTGGCCAACGCTTAGACGGTAACGGAAACGAAATTGGAAGTGATTTTCGTATTAGCGATATGGGGCCAAATGGTGATGTTGATTATGATGTACAAGGCGGGACACAAAAAAATCAACCCACAATAGTCTATAATTCAACCGATAACGAATACTTAGTTGTATGGAATGGCGAGGACAATACCGGAAGCCTTATTGATGGAGAACCAGAAATTTTTGGACAACGCTTAGATGCGGACGGCAATGAAATTGGCACTAACGATTTTAAAATAAGTACTATGGGTCCCGATGGTGATGGCAACTATTTTGCTTCTAGTGGGGCACATGCAAGCTATAATTCAACCAATAACGAATATTTAGTTGTATGGACCGGTGAAGATGATACGGCCCCTCTTGTGAATAACGAAGTTGAAGTATTTGGACAGCGCCTAGACACCGATGGTAATGAAATTGGCACCAACGATTTTCGCATTAGCGACATGGGTACAAACGGAACCACAAATCACGCCCCATTTGGAGATCCTCGCGTGACTTATAATAACACCGATAATGAGTACCTGGTTGTATGGTCAGGAGACGACAATACCGGAGCATTGGTCCAGGAAGCCTATGAAATATTTGGCCAACGCTTAGATACCGATGGCAATGAGATTGGCACCAATGATTTTCGGATTAGTGATATGGGCGAGCTGGATACAGATACAGCCTTTCAGGCTTTTTATCCTAATGTTACCTACAATCAAACGGATAATGAATATCTCGTTGTATGGTATGGAGATGACGAGCGCGACGACGTAACTGATGACGAGTATGAAATTTACGGTCAACTGCTAGATGCCGATGGTAATGAAATTGGTGATAATGACTTTAAAATTAGTGATGTAGGTCCCGATAGCTCTAATAACTATTTAGCACTTAGTCCCAATGCTTACTTTAACAGTTTAGATGATGAATATCTTGTTACCTGGGCAGCCGAAGATAATAACGGCGGCATGGTTGATGAGGAATATGAAATATTTGGCCAACGTTTAAATACCAACGGTGACGAAATAGGAGATAATGATTTCCGTATAAGTGATATGGGTCCCGACGGAGATGCTAATTATGATGCAACATATACACAATCTATTGCATTCAATATTACGCTCAATCAATACTTAGTAGTATGGAGCGGAGACGATAATACGGGAACATTAGTTGACGGTGAAATTGAAATATTTGGCCAAAGTCTTAATTTCCCTAATTGTGGCAATGGCGTTTTAGAAACTGATGAAAGCTGCGATGACGGCAATGATGACAATACCGATACTTGTTTAAACACTTGTGAAACAGCAAGCTGCGGTGACGGCTTTACACAAACAGGGGCTGAAGAGTGCGATGACGGCAATGACGACAATACCGATACTTGTTTGAACACTTGTGTAGCAGCAAGCTGCGGTGATGGGTTTATACAAACAGGCGTTGAAGAATGCGACAATGCGGGGGCTAATAGCGACACTATGGCAAACGCTTGCCGTACCACTTGTATAGAGGCATCCTGCGGCGACGATATCATCGACACCGGAGAAGAATGCGATGATGGCAATGCAACTAATGATGATGGCTGCGATAGTGTTTGCGCTACCGAAGATGCAGATAGTGGAGATGATAGTACCGGCAGTTCTTCAGCAGGCGGGTGTTCGCTAGAACAAAACTCATCACCCCCTTCATTAAATACTATCATGTTGGTGATACTAGTTATGGGAGCACTGCACCTTGCTACAAAACGCAAAGCTTTTAAATAG